Proteins encoded in a region of the Anguilla anguilla isolate fAngAng1 chromosome 10, fAngAng1.pri, whole genome shotgun sequence genome:
- the zgc:101664 gene encoding shieldin complex subunit 3 produces MDVFLHYKSNKGDLHDLVDVAEKALEEFPCRVLPVFTPWFPSGSDKSLPIIPQKPPPVISVEEQKQIQFYLWCCEPLLSARCNSEVEGLKEFSTADVKQSLTRRRVISEDAASRAHDDEIVSGERRQRSWSVVSLGSVLSIEIQPFSRQFQKVVERFGLHSLQRAKWIIGELNCVTSDLERVWTALSQATRHSQLPTCNANIQRNLAQIWVFCDVLYSEYVGHFLKRELGLSGQISLAVHKLGAIFSL; encoded by the coding sequence ATGGATGTATTTTTGCATTACAAAAGCAATAAAGGCGACTTGCATGACTTGGTGGATGTGGCAGAGAAGGCCCTTGAGGAGTTCCCATGTCGCGTTTTACCCGTGTTTACCCCATGGTTCCCGTCTGGCAGTGACAAATCGCTGCCGATTATACCTCAAAAGCCTCCTCCTGTTATTTCTGtggaagaacaaaaacagatcCAGTTCTACCTGTGGTGCTGCGAGCCGTTACTGTCAGCCCGATGCAACAGTGAGGTCGAGGGCCTGAAGGAATTCTCTACGGCGGATGTGAAACAATCCCTCACTCGTCGACGAGTGATTTCCGAGGACGCGGCTTCCAGAGCTCACGACGATGAAATCGTTTCAGGGGAGAGAAGGCAAAGATCGTGGAGCGTCGTCTCTTTGGGGAGCGTGCTGAGTATAGAAATTCAGCCGTTTTCCAGACAGTTCCAAAAGGTCGTGGAGCGCTTTGGGCTCCACTCTTTGCAGCGAGCGAAGTGGATCATCGGAGAGCTGAACTGCGTTACGAGCGATCTGGAGCGCGTGTGGACTGCGCTGAGCCAGGCCACGAGGCACTCCCAGCTCCCAACGTGCAACGCCAACATTCAGAGGAACTTGGCACAGATATGGGTGTTCTGTGATGTTTTATATTCGGAATATGTCGGCCATTTCCTGAAACGAGAGCTTGGCCTGTCCGGACAGATCAGTTTAGCTGTTCATAAACTAGGTGCCATTTTTAGCTTGTAG